The Telopea speciosissima isolate NSW1024214 ecotype Mountain lineage unplaced genomic scaffold, Tspe_v1 Tspe_v1.0494, whole genome shotgun sequence genome has a window encoding:
- the LOC122648130 gene encoding putative protein TIC 214 N-terminal part has protein sequence MILKSFLLGNLLSLCMKIINSVVVVGLYYGFLTTFSIGPSYLFLLRARVMEEGTEKKVSATTGFITGQLMMFISIYYAPLHLALGRPHTITVLVLPYLLFHFFWNNHKHFFDYGSTTRNSMRNLSIQCVFLNNLIFQLFNHFILPSSTLARLVNIYMFRCNNKILFVTSSFVGWLIGHILFMKWVGLVLFWIRQNHFIRSNVLIRSKKDLVSELRNSMARIFSILLFITCVYYLGRMPSPIVTKKLKETSETEERGQSEEETDVEIERTSETKGTKQEQEGSTEEDPYPSLCSEEKEDPDKIDETEEIRVNGNEKTKDEFHFHFKETSYKNSPVFKNSYLDGNPENSKLEILKEDEDKDNFWI, from the coding sequence ATGATTTTGAAATCTTTTCTACTAGGTAATCTATTATCCTTATGCATGAAGATAATCAATTCGGTCGTTGTGGTCGGACTCTATTATGGATTTCTGACCACATTCTCCATAGGGCCCTCTTATCTCTTCCTTCTCCGAGCTCGGGTTATGGaagaaggaaccgagaagaaGGTATCAGCAACAACTGGTTTTATTACGGGACAGCTCATGATGTTCATATCGATCTATTATGCGCCTCTGCATCTAGCATTGGGTAGACCTCATACAATAACTGTCCTAGTTCTACCGtatcttttgtttcatttcttcTGGAACAATCACAAACACTTTTTTGATTATGGATCTACTACCAGAAATTCAATGCGTAATCTCAGCATTCAATGTGTATTCCTGAATAATCTCATTTTTCAATTATTCAACCATTTCATTTTACCAAGTTCAACGTTAGCCAGATTAGTCAACATTTATATGTTTCGATGCAACAACAAGATCTTATTTGTAACAAGTAGTTTTGTTGGTTGGTTAATTGGTCACATTTTATTCATGAAATGGGTTGGATTGGTATTATTCTGGATACGCCAAAATCATTTTATCAGATCTAATGTACTTATTCGATCTAAGAAGGACCTTGTGTCAGAATTGAGAAATTCTATGGCTCGAATCTTTAGTATTCTCTTATTTATCACCTGTGTCTACTATTTAGGCAGAATGCCGTCACCTATTGTCACTAAGAAACTGAAAGAAACCTCAGAAACGGAAGAAAGGGGGCAAAGTGAGGAAGAAACAGATGTAGAAATAGAAAGAACTTCCGAAACGAAGGGGACTAAACAGGAACAAGAGGGATCCACCGAAGAAGACCCTTACCCTTCCCTTTGTTCGGAAGAAAAGGAGGATCCGGACAAAATAGATGAAACGGAAGAGATCCGAGTGAATGGAAACGAAAAAACAAAGGATGAATTCCACTTTCACTTTAAAGAGACATCCTATAAAAATAGCCCAGTTTTCAAAAATTCTTATCTGGATGGAAATCCAGAAAATTCGAAGTTAGAAATActtaaagaagatgaagataaagACAATTTCTGGATT